A single genomic interval of Chloroflexota bacterium harbors:
- a CDS encoding DNA cytosine methyltransferase, with product MPKFLAVDFYCGAGGTTRGLLNADGYVIAGIDNDVDCQETYQHNNINSTLDAAVPAFLANDMFPSSVEYPQGQQHEVMAKLGELIPRYREAAKNVPLMFAICAPCQSFNKFVQRRLTEGRISGRDREQDLLAQTLGFIERFQPEMIVSENVATIRRGRYRRVWESFQLALRGLGYVVGEDTVCASRFGVAQRRRRSILLAYRSQHGLNPIFNPPIPYRDPEASQISTHDAIGHLPSLQAGESRDGIPNHVCRNLTEINRWRLMSVKPGEPNFGFAKSEFGDLSLECHRRLRDEGKTGFGDVYTRMHPDRPAPTITTRFHSVSNGRFGHYDVSQVRALSLREGAALQSFSDDYEFFGSGMDIIAKMIGNAVPPKLSAFMAGWVFGLWNDTASDLKLSLGG from the coding sequence ATGCCCAAGTTTCTCGCTGTTGACTTCTATTGCGGCGCTGGCGGAACCACCCGTGGCTTACTCAATGCCGACGGCTATGTTATTGCCGGAATCGACAACGATGTCGACTGTCAAGAGACCTATCAGCACAATAACATCAATTCGACATTGGATGCTGCTGTCCCCGCCTTCCTAGCCAACGACATGTTTCCCTCGTCTGTTGAGTATCCTCAGGGGCAACAGCATGAGGTGATGGCTAAGCTGGGAGAACTGATCCCACGCTATCGCGAAGCGGCAAAGAACGTACCCTTAATGTTCGCCATTTGTGCTCCATGTCAGTCCTTTAACAAGTTCGTTCAGCGGCGACTAACCGAGGGCAGAATCAGTGGCCGTGACCGTGAGCAAGACCTGCTTGCGCAAACTCTTGGGTTCATCGAACGTTTTCAGCCAGAGATGATTGTGTCCGAGAATGTGGCGACCATCAGGCGTGGCAGATACCGGAGAGTCTGGGAGTCTTTTCAACTTGCGCTGCGTGGCTTGGGATACGTTGTCGGAGAGGACACCGTTTGCGCGTCACGATTCGGAGTCGCGCAGCGCCGTCGTCGTTCAATTCTACTGGCCTACAGGAGTCAACATGGACTGAATCCCATTTTCAATCCGCCCATACCCTATCGTGACCCGGAAGCGTCGCAAATCTCCACGCATGATGCCATAGGACACTTACCTTCTCTTCAAGCTGGGGAAAGCCGTGATGGAATACCCAACCACGTATGTAGGAACTTGACGGAGATAAACCGTTGGCGCTTGATGTCGGTCAAACCAGGGGAACCAAATTTTGGCTTTGCGAAGAGCGAATTCGGGGACCTATCGCTGGAATGTCACCGTCGGCTAAGAGATGAAGGAAAGACAGGCTTTGGAGACGTATATACTCGAATGCATCCAGATCGTCCCGCTCCAACAATCACCACCAGATTCCACAGTGTGTCCAATGGGCGCTTTGGGCACTACGATGTAAGCCAAGTTCGAGCCCTTTCGCTTCGTGAGGGTGCTGCGCTGCAGTCATTTAGCGATGATTATGAATTCTTTGGGAGTGGCATGGATATCATCGCGAAGATGATCGGAAATGCTGTTCCGCCAAAGCTATCCGCCTTTATGGCAGGGTGGGTTTTTGGGCTATGGAATGACACAGCGAGCGACCTGAAGCTTAGTTTAGGAGGATAG